In Helianthus annuus cultivar XRQ/B chromosome 3, HanXRQr2.0-SUNRISE, whole genome shotgun sequence, a single window of DNA contains:
- the LOC110930511 gene encoding uncharacterized protein At1g76660 — protein sequence MRGVNDSMVASAMHSSENRATHSSSVQKRRWKSCWNISWCFGSQKHSKRIGHAVLVPEPGYSGTMAQPPTNMSQQPSRVLPFIAPPSSPASFLHSEPPSATHSPGGFLSFTSVSASMYSPGGPANMFATGPYAHETQLVSPPVFSTYTTEPSTAPFTPPPESVHMTTPSSPEVPYARLLSSCDQNNVIPYEFQSYQLYPGSPMGQLLSPSSGISTSGTSSPFMDGDFACDGPHYLQWESRMDQHHLVDHRVSFEVTPEQVVRCVERRRCADMANGRDDVATGHEYSNWEGGPRHQKHRSSVKEFNFDSTDGAEYDWWTSEKVLEKEHGPIKNWSFFPMMQPSFS from the exons ATGAGAGGTGTGAATGATTCCATGGTCGCATCGGCGATGCACTCGTCGGAGAACAGAGCAACTCACTCTTCTTCCGTTCAG AAAAGAAGATGGAAAAGCTGTTGGAACATATCATGGTGTTTTGGATCTCAAAAACACAGCAAGAGAATCGGCCATGCGGTTCTTGTTCCGGAGCCTGGTTACTCAGGAACCATGGCTCAACCACCTACAAACATGTCTCAACAACCTTCAAGAGTTCTTCCGTTTATCGCCCCACCCTCGTCTCCGGCATCTTTCCTTCATTCAGAACCACCGTCCGCCACCCATTCGCCTGGCGGCTTCCTATCCTTCACCTCAGTATCAGCCAGCATGTATTCGCCTGGCGGCCCGGCTAACATGTTTGCCACTGGCCCGTATGCACACGAAACACAATTGGTATCCCCGCCAGTGTTCTCGACATACACCACCGAGCCATCCACCGCGCCTTTTACACCACCACCGGAGTCTGTTCATATGACTACACCTTCCTCGCCCGAAGTCCCTTATGCTCGGCTTTTGAGCTCGTGTGACCAAAACAATGTTATACCATATgagtttcaatcttatcagttATACCCTGGAAGCCCAATGGGCCAGTTGTTATCACCAAGTTCGGGAATTTCCACTTCGGGCACCTCGTCTCCGTTCATGGATGGCGATTTCGCTTGTGATGGCCCACACTACCTTCAATGGGAATCACGAATGGATCAACATCATTTGGTTGATCATAGGGTGTCGTTTGAGGTAACTCCGGAACAAGTTGTTAGATGTGTTGAAAGAAGACGGTGTGCTGACATGGCAAACGGGCGTGATGACGTGGCAACAGGTCATGAATACTCTAACTGGGAGGGTGGGCCAAGACATCAGAAGCATAGATCATCTGTTAAAGAATTCAACTTTGATAGTACCGATGGAGCCGAATACGATTGGTGGACAAGCGAGAAAGTTCTTGAGAAAGAACACGGGCCGATCAAGAACTGGTCTTTCTTTCCAATGATGCAGCCAAGTTTTAGCTAA
- the LOC110930510 gene encoding BTB/POZ domain-containing protein At5g41330 has product MPPFSQSSPISNGFSNKNNQQPSTNIITIDVGGQLFQTTKQTLTLAGSKTIFSNLFDSSEPNNNNNNIPFIDRDPELFSILLSLLRTGNLPSKAKAFDIQDIIFEANYYGISDLLVQSQSNPSQFEPFDLEKSIILPLSGRDSPSAIATTPNGSVHVSHGSKITSFDWSLQRKSTTLTSFAAIDSLLALSPNIVAAGATDFSGLQILDLDLGYATQTLNWENATKSSSTVQAIGISPDFLFTSFESGRRNSNSIMVYDLNSFKPVSQIASNEIFGADLGSAIPSTKLNWVPSLNLLMASGSHSGPSGVTGTIKFWDIRSGNAVWEIKETVDCFSDVTVSDTLSAVFKIGVNSGEVSYIDLKKFGSFHSWSCLGDGRKVNNVKKEGFGCKIEAHGNQVFCSKQGELRLWSEVLMGSSNNGKDRVFKKNVLGRSKDLGGSRITNMGFGGSKMFVTRKDQQCVEVWQSSVRRF; this is encoded by the coding sequence ATGCCTCCTTTCTCACAATCAAGCCCTATCTCAAATGGGTTTTCAAACAAAAACAACCAACAACCTTCAACCAATATCATCACCATTGATGTAGGTGGTCAGCTTTTTCAAACCACAAAACAAACCCTAACCCTAGCTGGCTCCAAGACCATTTTCTCCAACCTTTTTGATTCATCTGaacccaacaacaacaacaacaacatcccTTTTATTGACAGAGACCCTGAATTGTTCTCAATTCTTCTTTCTTTATTAAGAACAGGTAATCTCCCATCAAAAGCCAAAGCCTTTGACATTCAAGATATCATCTTTGAAGCAAATTATTATGGAATTAGTGATCTTCTTGTTCAATCTCAATCAAACCCATCTCAATTTGAACCTTTTGATTTAGAAAAATCAATCATTTTGCCTCTTAGTGGTAGAGATTCACCCTCTGCTATTGCCACAACCCCAAATGGGTCAGTTCATGTGTCTCATGGTAGCAAGATCACATCTTTTGATTGGTCTTTACAAAGAAAGTCAACAACTTTGACCAGTTTTGCAGCTATAGACTCTTTGTTAGCTTTATCACCCAACATTGTGGCAGCTGGTGCAACAGATTTTTCTGGGTTGCAGATTCTTGATCTTGATTTGGGTTATGCCACACAAACCCTAAATTGGGAAAATGCAACCAAATCAAGCTCAACTGTTCAAGCAATTGGGATTTCACCTGATTTTTTATTCACTAGCTTTGAATCAGGCAGAAGAAACTCAAACTCTATCATGGTTTATGATCTTAATAGTTTTAAACCAGTTTCACAGATTGCGAGTAATGAAATCTTTGGTGCTGATCTTGGTTCTGCAATCCCATCAACTAAATTGAATTGGGTTCCTAGTCTTAACCTGTTAATGGCATCCGGGTCGCATAGCGGTCCATCGGGTGTTACAGGAACCATAAAGTTTTGGGATATAAGATCAGGCAATGCAGTTTGGGAGATTAAAGAAACCGTTGATTGTTTTTCGGACGTTACAGTTTCGGATACCCTTTCGGCTGTTTTCAAGATTGGTGTAAACTCAGGAGAGGTTTCGTACATCGATTTAAAAAAGTTTGGATCTTTTCACTCATGGAGTTGTCTTGGTGACGGTAGAAAGGTTAACAATGTGAAGAAAGAAGGGTTTGGTTGCAAGATTGAAGCACATGGGAATCAAGTTTTTTGTAGTAAGCAAGGCGAGTTGAGATTATGGTCCGAGGTTTTGATGGGTTCGTCGAATAATGGGAAAGATCGAGTCTTTAAGAAGAATGTGTTGGGACGATCGAAGGATTTGGGTGGAAGTCGGATTACGAATATGGGTTTTGGTGGAAGTAAAATGTTTGTGACTAGGAAGGATCAGCAATGTGTTGAAGTTTGGCAAAGTTCTGTTAGAAGATTTTGA